AGAATTTCTCCAACACTCTTAATCCATATTAGCGTTCTGACGTAGGAAAATGAATTCATATGGGTGATACATTCATTGTTTGCTTTGTTTCACACAGAGATAAAGATTGTTTTGCTTGTCTCTGTACCCCTGAATTTATGGTTTGTAGTCCAGTTCACTTTTTTGGACTTGAGGTCATTAGACAGACATCCATGTAGCATGAGATATACCAAACACAAACAACCCAGAGTTCTGTATACAGCCAACCTTTGTTCGCTGAAGTCACAAAGGAAGCTATTATGGGTCATTTCCATTGCTTATTGGctactttttgtttatttttctcttttttttacactaattttatatttagcagatttttttaaaaataaaacatgctcGTTAAAACCTGAGAAACATATTATGCGTCGATATGTAGGAAATAGTGGCAAGTCCTGTATGGGTCTTGTGTTGCATGGTGTCAATCACCCTTCAAAGAATTTCCTCAAACCCttgtcaaattaaaattaaaggtTAGCATTCATAACCTGAGAGTAAATAGGGGTGAAGGTAGCATAATCCACAATAATCAGGTTCGAAACTCTTAAAAGGCCACTAAAAATGATCTAAATGTTCCCACACCCAAGTTCTTGCGAGTCTGCTGGAGTCTGCTGTTGTAAATGTTGGTATCTTTTTCCTGAGAAGAGAGGGCAGTAGGGACAGTAGAGAAAAGCTATTCAAgtcttgaaatttatttttcattcgaGGAAACAGACACTTCAATATATAAGCGGAGATGGGAGGGTGAAATGTATACTGATGTTTGTTTCACAATTCCACTTTACTAGGCCAAggaaaaaatagggaaaaatatttttaccctTCTTTGGGATCTCAAAGTTCTTGACGGATGTTTTCAGAAAGCAGGATACGCTATTTTTGATGaatgattttaagaatttatgACACTTCATTACTAGCATATGATAAAGCTACACTAGAGCATAAAATCTGGAGAGCCCAACAAGATTACAAGAGTCATTTACCGGTTTCCCCACACCATTGTTTTTTGTCTGAACATGGATAAACACTCATATTCACAGACAGGTAAGGGTAGACAAAGCAAACATTAACATGAATGATCCAGGAAGGTCTCAAGGAATAATAAATATAAGCCCACCTTCAGCAGATGATTATATAGTCCCCAGTGTTTCACCATCATTAGCAATACCAATAGACTGTACAATTCACCAAGAAATGTACAAAGGAGCAGTCAACACAACCAGCCCTTGCTAGGAAAAGACTAACTTTAAACATAGAAAAACTCACAAGAAAAAGTATCATCAGTCTTCTTCGTCTTCACTATCTTCAGGTAGCCCCATATCATCACCAATCCCCTCAAGCAGTTTGTCTACATCCTCTCCTAACTCCAGCAACCTTGCACTCAGCTTCTCCACTTTGCTCTGCTCTTGCCCAAGGCACACAAGCAAATCATTCAACTCTGCTTCACTCTCCTTCTGGGCTTCTTCCCTTGCCTCTGCCTTTATTGCCTCAATATCAGGACTTGGGGTGGCCCCTCCACTCTTTAAAGCTTTCACCTCCTTTTCCAGATGGTAATTGGCCTGTTCTAGACTGTTGTAAGCATCAGATAAGCTCTGCAGATCAGATTCCATCTTCCCAGCTAAATTTTGATACATGGATGCCTCAGATTCGACCTTGGCTTTCTCTGTCTTGAGCATCTCCAAACGTTGAGATGCTTCTTGAAGATCTCTTCGGAGTGTCTCCACCTGAACTCGCTCTGAGGCACCACCAGCTCTCTGCTCGGGTTGGGAAATACTGCCCCCACCTGTCTTGGCCAGGTCCTCAGCCAAATTTGCATTCCGACCAAGAAGATCCTTAAAGGAAGggaagaaacacaaaaagagCCAAGTCACTGGCAATTGAATACATGCTTAAATAAATGCACATACTGCTATTCTTTTCATCTGAAGTCTTAtagttgtaattaattattttccacCTAGCACTTGGAGAAACATCATGATAAGGACCTCAATGCAATTTACCAGATGTTCTAGAACCTTAACGCAATTTGGAGCAAAGTTTAACATGGAATAGCTAGTGATGATTGAAGCATTTCATTTGCTGAGGAAAATGAAGTTGTGTAATTGTGAAAATGAGTGAAGCAAAAGATGAAAGAACTTGACTGCCTTATGGGACATTAAAAAGGGTAGTTGCAGTCCACAAAGGCCATAACAAGAGATACAGCTCCAGAAACACAACTTAATGCGCTCCACTATTATAAGTTCCTGATCAAAATAGTCGGGATGGCATCAGTTCAGGATAACAAGAAATGAAACTATCTAAGATCGCTTGGCCATGCGCAATGAAGACCAGAAAATGCATCAGCCATGATTATGATGAGTGATATAAGTTGAAGGTGTCAAAAGGACAGGAAGGCCAACAAGAACATGGATCTAAGAGCGTACGAAAAGATAAGGAGTTGGCAGAGAATGTGGATATAAACAGAGCCATATGGTGAAAAGAGACTCATGTAGGTCTGATTACAGTTAAGGCTTGGTAGGTATTCGTCACCAACACCGGAAGTTGATACAAATACAAACTAATATAAAACCAATTTAGCACCAACCATCAGCTAAAGGACCAAAAAAAGTTGGATGGATATAGTCCTAAGCCGTCACCAACACTAGAAGATAAAAGATGGCTTCTGGAGTGAAAAGTGACACAAGTACAAACTTAAGTATGACCCATCAAATGGCCTGTTCAATTCTATTGCAAAATGTGGACATGAAGAAGCAGTGTGCTTCATGCTagcctttctttttctttttttttcgcTTTCTTTCTTTCGAAAGGttaacttttattaagaaaCAATTCCAAAACACACAACTTGTATGTGAAATACCTGTATCTCAGAGCACTGCTTCTCCACAAATGACTTCAACCGCTTGATATAATCTCCATCACTTTCCCCACTCTTCTGTTCTAATTCCGCTGGCACCACTGCCACCTTGCTCTTTGGCTGACTGTAAACCTCTATAATGTTTTCTCTAATATCCAACTCCAATTTTTTCACAAGGTTAACAAATTGAGCATCAAAAGTTGATATGAGAATTGGATGGTCCTCATTATGATTGCTTGAATCATTCTCCTCAACATCTTCAATCTCAGCCATACTAGCGGCATTAGACCTTGTTAAGGCTTTACGGGGCTGGGCTGGCTTTGCCGAGGAGAAAAGAAAGCTTTTTTGCATCTCATCAAACTTCAGAAAGTATGAAGTCAGTCCAACTTTCTGGCTTATGGAATCAACTATTGTAAAAGCATCCTTCCCACTTTCACTAGACTTATTATAGAGAACACATTCACCCAAGAGAACTGCTGTCAGCCCCCTTATGCACACAGTTGCAGATGGATTTGACACTAACTCCAGCAGATATGTAAGGTGGGGGCGTGAATCAAGGAAGCAGTGTACTGCATTTGGGCAATCTGCTAGCCAGGTGACCAGAAGTTTCAGAATAATAGGTTGAACATACAGGTTTCCAGTTGGGCTTGACTTTCCATCTTTACTTTTCATGGAAGATGCAAGAGCCAAGTACTTCACCATACGGTGCATTAATGGCTCTGGGGCTCCAAGGGAAGGCATAGGTGCCTCAAGTTCAATTCGCAGGACCTGCAATTTttgtccaaaaataaaaatgttataaggAGACCACCAAAGAACTTCATGCATGGAACagatcaaatatttaaattttcttttgtttgttgtcAGAAATGAAACATATTACAAGGAAAAGGAGATACAGAAGGGAAGATGATATCTAATCATTGATTTATTCATCCccaaattttttactttctacATGcacaaatttaagttttttctGAAACTTTCCATTTTGTAAGTAAATATTTCTAAAGATGGTAAATATTTGGGATGGAAGGTGGAAAGCAGAGCAGGTCAGTAGACAAAGAAGACCAGCAGTAAGCTTAAAGGTGCAACTCTCTCCACAAAAACACAACTTCAATCAACATCCATAGCTGCTAACAACAAATAATATGTGAAGAAAAGCATGGCATTTACCAGCAAAGTTCATGGAATCAAAATGAAACTCAggaataaagaaataatataaagctaaaatagaaataagcagtgagtattttttttttttttttcctttttgatagtGAGGATAACATTAATAAGTTTAAGAATTAATCGTTTAAAAAGGATGAAATGATCCCAAATTTGTATATCTAACCTCTCCAATTAACtcattttgacataaatgtccttcaatattttgattatttacatgtaagttttaaaatagaaggttatttttacaagaaaaaagtgaggatatttttatcaaaattgggaattttttaagctaaaaaaaaGTGGAGGgttaaatttacaaattgaggattatttcatcatttttaatcaaataaccttaacTTTAAAGGGAGAAGAATTGCCAAATATTGATGCACAATATGGGATTTCAAATTTCCCTCCAAGAATGGAATGAAAAATAGCAAATAGGGAGGAGGTGAAAGAACTTAACTCCAGGTTAGCTAAAAGGTTGTCCATAATTTTCAAgggcaatatttttttttctttgtactttataattataaaaacagtACTCTCGAACTGAAAAGCAGAAGCGAAAAGGAAACATAATGGCTTACCCTTTCCTTGCACTGTATATTGTTCTTCAGTATGTAAGAAAGAACACTAGCAGCTCTGCAGCAAGTCTGCAATTCAAAATATTAGTTGGATGCTTTCACGTAGTAAGCAGCaagcaatgaaaaaaataatgctaTGTGGTGcagataaaatattaaagattatCAATGAGATTATCAACGATGTTATGCAAGTAAACAAATAATACTGAGATATAATTTAGTCCctacaaagagaaaaggaaacaaAGGGTGGGTCCAATTATTTTCAAACTGGCATATAACCACTTCAGGGCAACCATCAAACACCAACTGTCTCAGTAAGGCTGAGGATTGAGTTTGATGATTTCCAAACTGGCAGATAGCCAGGCAAGAATCAAACACCAGCTGTTTCAGTACAAGGCTAAGAATAGTATCCCCTTATGAAAGGACAATGTCCTAAATGGAAAAAGGGGAGAAAATTTGTGCATGCATTTGCTCCTTTATTATGGGCTTACTTTAAGCAGTTATGTTACCTCAagatcaccatcattttcattcattgTAAGACCACGTAAAAGCATGCTGCCATAGGAACAAAGTATTGAAAGATTATTCCTCAAAAGTAGCTAGTAAAGATGAAAAAATGGAAACGGATAAGTTTAAACTAATGCAATAGAAATTGATACAtcatgaaatattaaaatctcAACATGCACTTATAGAAGTAAAATTGCAGTATTGAATACATTAAGAGTCCACAAACCTCCCAAATGACATGTTCACGTCCTCTTCAAGTGGAGCATGAGTCATTAAATGTGGTTGAGGGATTAATGTGGATGCCAACACGGTTTGGCCATCAGAATTTTTCTGCTTGAATGAGGTAaggaaacaaatttaaaaatgaatcaaaagtGGGATCAAGGTGCAATGGTTTACATGATTGAAAAAATCTAGTCAGTAATTAATGTACAAAGTGtgtgcaaaaaggaaaaaaacaaattattaaaaaaaaaaagaccaactGAAAGAGCAAGTATGCAATATGAACCTCACAAAAGCACTTAAAAACATAGTCAGCTGCAATGAATTCTTGCACACTAGAGGTCCGCAAAATGATACGGAGAATAGAATTCAGAGCAGGTTCTACATGTGGCTCCTCTCCAAGGACTTTACTTGCAAGAGCATCAAGATTCTTAGGGTATCCAGCAATCAAATCACCAATGCATTGAAGTGCCTGACAAAATATATTGATGGAGTTTTAGAGAGGTATGAACTAATTTAGACATTTAAGAAAGAGATGGAGAGAGGGATAGACACATTAGGAGGAAGGAGAGATGTGTAAAACCCTACATGACACTTTCAGGCCCCACATGCTTGCACATTTAAACAATACAAATTTGATAACAAGTTTAAATCAATTTAACATTTTCtgatctaaaataataataagaataataattaataaataaatttaatcttACAGAAAGGTTGACAGGatataatataacaaataaacAAGACAACATTACCCCATATATGGGGTAAAATTTCAGCCGGTACCAAAACCTATCATCAACAACACTAAAAGTGAATCTGGAGTTCTTTAATAAGGTCTGAAGCTGCTTACATTTGCACATTGCAAGTGAATCTTTTAACTATGTGTGAGAGCTACCAAAGCATATAACTCGATGTAATAAAAGCGAATCTACATTATTCTTCACATCAATTCCAAAGCTGCTtatgttcttttattaatattgaATCTTTTAACTCAGAGAGAGACAAAAGGAGTGGAGGGGTTGTTCCAGATAGCTGTCTTACCGCACAACGTACTGCAACAGGAGCCCATTGGCTCTCAACTCCCAACATCAGAAGATGGTCCAAAACCTTTTTCTGCAATCGGTCCAACATAATAGGCGAATGAGGTGATAATTCTCCAGGTATGACCATAGCAAATAATGAGTTTGTAACAAACCTGAACCAAGACTGTTTTATTGGTCAACAACCTGTTGGCATCTTTCGTAGACTCGGCTTCTGGACCTCCCATCAGTAGCAAGTTAATGGTTTCCAATGCACTGAGAAGATTTATCGTCTACTGGCATGGTGTTTGTTTAAAAACGACAAAAAATGACCAGTAAGGTTTTATGATATCATAATCAAGGATCTAAAACGTCAAATCATAGCAACCAAGTAGAGTTACAAACAACTGAGTATCTAACCTTTTGTTGTGTAAAACTGTAGGTACTTCCTCGAAGCTTCAGAATTGATATCAGGGGGTCAAAGCCCATAGTCTCTCTCAATAGTATCTAAACCACAACATGCAATGGTTAGGGAGGGGAAAAAACAGCAACCATATACAACAACAAAGTTGACAAACCTGATTAGATGCATTATTACGGAGGAGATTATTCAACAATTCAAGACAGTCCTGAGAGATAGCAAATGTATTAGTAACATAATCAATGCATTCACAGAATTCTCttcactttttttgtttttttggatatGCACAGGAACgatatacatataaataaaaacaatttacagAATGAGATACAGCAAAGGCCCACCAGAGGCCGTAGATCACAGGCCTCTAGCTTACCTTTCTATGGAAAGGAAGCTTTAAGTACGCACAAGCAATATGGGAAGTATACAAAGGataccaaacaaaaaaacataatcatGTTTTCATATATCATGCATAATATTGCATTGTGTatcaaaaaattttcatatagtAAAAACTCAAATAGAAAAATACGCATTTATGTACATATGTATTGGAAACGTGAAGTACTAAAAACGATGCCCATGGAGTGATGTGTAAGGTTGACATTGAAAAGGCATATGATCATGTGAACCAAGGCGTTTTGCTATCAATTCTTGAAAAGTTGAGCTTTAGGTCAAACGCATAAATGGATCAAATGGATTAAGTGGTGCATATCTTATTTGTTCTTGTTAATGACACTCCCTCTAGCTTTTCTCAACATGGTAAGGTCTTGAGATAAGGGTACCCTTTCTCTCCCTACTTATTTATGTTAGCAATGGAGGCCCTTAGTCACCTTCTTAAGAAGGCCAAGAGGGAAGCTACCTTTCGGACTTTAAGGTGGGGGGGAGAGGCAGCAAGGGGTTGGAAGCATCCCATCTCCTtttcattattgatattattttactttGGGAGACTTCTCAAGATCAAATAACCAATTTATGTTGGTTGTTCATGTGATTTGAAGCCATCTCAGGGCTTAAAATAGATTCAGATAAAAACAAGTTGATTTCAATTGGAATGATAAACAACATGGTGGAGTTGACCACTGAGAATGGTCGTAGGGTGGAAGAGCTTCCAACTACTTACTTAGGTTTTCCTTTGGGTGCCTCTTTTAAATTGATGTCAGCTTGGTATGAAGTGGAAGAGCATTTCCAAAAAAAAGCTATCAATGTAGAAAAGGCAATATATCTCCAAAGGAAGGAGACTTACTTTGATACAACACATATTATCTATGTATCTATTTTAGGCCCTTATTTGGCATCTCAAGGAAAGTTAGATTAAGATGAGgaaagattcaaagagatttcctatAGGGAGGTGGTGCTCTAGAGAAGATCCGCATCTAGTAAAATGGTCTATTGTTTGCACAGACAAGAGGAAAAGGGGTTTGGATGTTAGATGTCTCACTTTGCTTAACAAGGCCCATCTTTGCAAGTGGGGTTTCGGAAGTAGGTTATAAGTAGTCAATATAGGAGGAAGAAGAGGAgggggtggggggtgggggTGCTCTTGTGAACTAAAAAATGCATATGTGGTCAATTTATAGAAAGCTATTAGGAAGGAGTGGGATCTCTTTAACTGTAAAGATTCCTTTTTTATGAGATAAAGAAAGAAGGGTAAAGTTTTGGAATGATAGGCAATGTGGTGAGAAGCCTTTGTGTGCCTTCTTCTGCTCATTGTATGCCTTAGCCATTTCAAAAGAGGTGTGGGTGACAAACTTATGGGACCAAATGTGTGAAGGGGGTTCACTAGAACCCTCATTTCTCTAGGCATTTGAATAACTGGGCGTTGGGCAATATGGGACATTTTCTTTATAGACTACAAGGGAGGTCAATGAATAGGGAAAGAGGATAGGGTGGTTTAGTTGGATTCTAGTAATGGAGCCTTCTTCGTCAAAGctctttattttatcttaaaaacaagTTGTTCAATTCCTTTTTTATTAGGGATTATTTGGAATTCTAGATTCCATCTaagccaatttttttttgctttggaaGCCAATAAGGTAAGGTGTTGATTTTAGATCAGTTCCAGAGAAAAAGGTGGCTGTTGGTAAGCTTGTCATattgaacaaccaattttcctaaaagcttaagcttataGGATTTGGGCCCACAATACATATAATGCACTCTAATACCCTCCCTCACTTGTAGCATCCATTTTTTGCCTACACTTGGGCTTAATAAATTGAGTAAATAAACATATAGTGGTGAGGTTCAAACATTTAAACTCCCACCAACCAAGGCTCTAATATCATGTTGAATCACCatttttcctaaaagcttaagcttgtatTGTTAGAGGTCACAATGGATATCATACACTCTAACGATAAACAAATGCTTTCTTTGTAAAGTCAAGGAAGAATCTATTGATTACATTTTTCTTCACTGTTGCTTAGTGTATCCTAAATTCTTTTTTCCACAGTTAAAGGGACTCCACTAGGAGGAAACAAACTAAACAAGGTGTGGATAGCTACtcatttatgcatttttttcataCACCATGGGAGAAAAGGGATCaaagattgtttgaaaatgaggGAAGTTGGACCAAAGCCCATAAAGCACTTTTTTCAATAGTCTTTTCTTGTGGATTAAGTTTTGCATAGATGAAGGCTCCATGCCTCTAATtgatttgttgattggttggatTGTTGATGAGGAAGGGAGTAGCTTTCTATGTTCTCTTTTCTTGGTTGTGCCTTTCGGCGCCTATTGTATATGTCCTCTATATTTTGATGCTATTTCCTTTGGTGCTTTTTATATAACGTTCTCACTTTCtcctttaaagtttttttatcatggttttaaaaactggacCAGACCGACTGGTCCAACTATCAGCCGATCAGGGTTCTGATCCAGCAAATTGGACAGGAAAGTGATCGAACCAGAATCAGACCGGTTGAACCGACGGTCTGACCGGTTCCCTCCAAACCGTCCtgttcaaccattttttttcctagtatcaaaacaaattttaaatgttgTAAAGATTTTGACAAGGTAATGAATTTTAAGAATCAATCTACTATGTACTTAAATCATTATATCTATTCCATGTTGAAACAAATATCTTACAACCTAAAAACCATGGATTGCACAAGTCAACTAGCAGAAACAAGTATTTCATCAGCAAACAAGCAAATTAGTTGTCTAGACCATCAAATATAAACGAGACTGCAAGGCAATGGATCACCTGCACAACAACACCTCCTTCTGATCCTCCTTCCTCCTTAATGATGCTAAAGATCTTCTCAAATGCACCCTCAAAGaccaaaattttttgaatttcctaaaattattgaattatattAGTTTGAGGCAGAACTAAACACATTGTAAGGAAAGgtaccagaaaaaaaaaaaggtcaaacaACCATTAAACAGAAAAAACCCACCTCAGCTTCACGGGTCAAGTAAGTAAGAAGTAACAAGGCCTCATTCCTTATAAcctagaagaaagaaaaaacaaatattttaccAAAATCCAAAAGCAATGAAGAAATGGAAactgtttttaacttttttctttcttataaagTTCTGTAAAGCAAAATGTccagaaaaattttcaataatactTTTTGATGTATAAATGAAAAGGTGAAACCATAACATTCATGGGTTAATCAAGAAAACAACTGAGAAGTTACACTAAAAGTATTTATGATTTGATATTGTAATTTCTAGAAAGCccaattaactttaaaaaagtAGCAATTATAATAAGAAAAGGGTAAAGTATGGTTTTGTTAACCAGCTTCACACCTCACGATCCATAAGCATATCCATAAGCCGAGTGATACCACGAGGAATAGTCAGAATTGCTTCCTGTAACCTGAACCAGAATTCAGGACGATtcttttccaaaagaaaaaaatgataacctAAAGTTCAAGTACAAGAGCAAAAAGTATCTGAGGAAAAAATACCTATTAGGCGAGTTTGTAAGAAGAGCTGTCAATAGCTGAAGTGTATAATACCGTATATAGAAATCCTCCTCCGTCTGTCAAAGTACCAAAACAACAATTAAACTAACAAATAAGCCAATCAAATTGGTTAGCTAACATGTTGTAGGCCAAAATAAAGAATTCTCACCAACAAACTCAGAAGAAGAGAAATGTTTTCTGCTTCTCTGGAAAGCAAATCAGTGTTCATTAAAGCTGGTTGAACCTCATTCTTTGGCCCTTTTCCATGATCTATAGGAGTCAAGGCACTTACAAGAGTTTCTAGAGCACCTCGAACCTACAGGCATTCAATGCAAGGACATTTTCTCTCTTCAGAGTATAGTAAAATGAGGATAAGGAACATATTCATGTCAAATTCATAAACATTACAGGAGATAGGGAAGATGGAAAATGACCATCTTAACATAAGCCAACATTGCAAAAAATTACAGTTCCATACAAATCATTTTCCATCAGTTATGTAAAACATCCAGTCAAATAATTTTACCAATCAGTGGGTTAACAAACTGGACTGCTATAgtgctatttttaaaataaaatatgtaaattgctttaactattaaaaaaatctatttaaggTTTTAGAGTTAACAAGGTTAGTTAATTTGAAATGTTAAATTTAACTTTATTGTTACAactataatttcattttggctGTATCATTTCTATATttcatggtttttattttagtaaatacATTTTGCATATGACAGCCAGCACAGATGGACTAGAAGAATGATTGCTACTCTGTTTACcacttaaatttatattttgttctCCAGTTTATTTGTTTAAACAGAGATCATTAGGCATCCATGAACCAGAAAAAGTATCAAACGGAAAACATGGGAAGTggtgaaagataaaaataaaaaataaaaatggaagataGTGGAAGATTAAGAAACAAGGAAGAGAAACTGAGAAACCATTTCAACATCATCACGCTCTTCCTTCAG
This DNA window, taken from Vitis riparia cultivar Riparia Gloire de Montpellier isolate 1030 chromosome 13, EGFV_Vit.rip_1.0, whole genome shotgun sequence, encodes the following:
- the LOC117928124 gene encoding golgin candidate 6, with protein sequence MDLVSGYKGMVGLVFGNENSGSSEDSYVERLLDRISNGALAEDRRTAVAELQSVVAESRAAQLAFGAMGFPILMGVLKEERDDVEMVRGALETLVSALTPIDHGKGPKNEVQPALMNTDLLSREAENISLLLSLLTEEDFYIRYYTLQLLTALLTNSPNRLQEAILTIPRGITRLMDMLMDREVIRNEALLLLTYLTREAEEIQKILVFEGAFEKIFSIIKEEGGSEGGVVVQDCLELLNNLLRNNASNQILLRETMGFDPLISILKLRGSTYSFTQQKTINLLSALETINLLLMGGPEAESTKDANRLLTNKTVLVQKKVLDHLLMLGVESQWAPVAVRCAALQCIGDLIAGYPKNLDALASKVLGEEPHVEPALNSILRIILRTSSVQEFIAADYVFKCFCEKNSDGQTVLASTLIPQPHLMTHAPLEEDVNMSFGSMLLRGLTMNENDGDLETCCRAASVLSYILKNNIQCKERVLRIELEAPMPSLGAPEPLMHRMVKYLALASSMKSKDGKSSPTGNLYVQPIILKLLVTWLADCPNAVHCFLDSRPHLTYLLELVSNPSATVCIRGLTAVLLGECVLYNKSSESGKDAFTIVDSISQKVGLTSYFLKFDEMQKSFLFSSAKPAQPRKALTRSNAASMAEIEDVEENDSSNHNEDHPILISTFDAQFVNLVKKLELDIRENIIEVYSQPKSKVAVVPAELEQKSGESDGDYIKRLKSFVEKQCSEIQDLLGRNANLAEDLAKTGGGSISQPEQRAGGASERVQVETLRRDLQEASQRLEMLKTEKAKVESEASMYQNLAGKMESDLQSLSDAYNSLEQANYHLEKEVKALKSGGATPSPDIEAIKAEAREEAQKESEAELNDLLVCLGQEQSKVEKLSARLLELGEDVDKLLEGIGDDMGLPEDSEDEED